One Lacunisphaera limnophila DNA window includes the following coding sequences:
- a CDS encoding amino acid permease: MSLLRTKSIASLQAEASAEHGYKRTLGPLSLISLGIGSVVGAGIFVQAGQSAALYAGPAIALSFIVSGIACLFAGLCYAELAAMIPVSGSAYTYTYGSLGEFFAWVVGWCLVLEYLFSGAAVAVSWSGATRDILREFNVALPDIIARAPLDVIDGRLVTTGALINFPAVFISLLLTYILYIGIKESANFNNLMVIVKVGVLLALIGYGIWYFFGHRAAVLANWTPFVPANTGTFGEFGWSGIFRGAGAIFFAYVGFDCVSSAAQETKNPQRDLPIGLLGTLAAVSFLFIAVSLVLTGVVPYAQLNVDAPFIFALQQIEAPAYFRYLIEAATLAGLTSVILVSLLGQPRIFYSMARDGLLPAYFAKIHPKYGTPHITTWITGISCAIISGLFPLNVLGELVSIGTLLAFALVCAGVLVLRRTQPDLPRPFRTPWVPAVPVLGVVICVLQMFSLPAVTWINLIVWMGLGLAIYFGYSRRHSHLAR; the protein is encoded by the coding sequence ATGAGCCTCCTCCGCACCAAGTCCATCGCCTCGCTCCAAGCCGAGGCGTCCGCCGAACACGGCTATAAACGCACCCTCGGTCCGCTCAGCCTCATCAGCCTGGGCATCGGTTCCGTCGTCGGCGCGGGCATCTTTGTCCAGGCCGGTCAGTCGGCCGCCCTCTACGCCGGCCCCGCCATCGCCCTTTCGTTCATCGTCTCGGGCATCGCCTGCCTCTTCGCGGGCCTCTGCTACGCCGAACTGGCGGCCATGATCCCCGTCTCCGGCAGCGCCTACACCTACACCTACGGCAGCCTCGGCGAGTTCTTCGCCTGGGTCGTCGGCTGGTGCCTCGTGCTCGAGTACCTCTTCTCCGGCGCGGCGGTGGCGGTGAGCTGGTCCGGGGCAACCCGCGACATTCTGCGTGAATTCAACGTCGCGCTGCCGGACATCATCGCCCGGGCACCCCTCGACGTCATCGACGGCCGGCTCGTGACCACGGGCGCGCTCATCAACTTCCCCGCGGTGTTCATTTCGCTGCTCCTGACCTACATCCTCTACATCGGCATCAAGGAGTCCGCCAACTTCAACAACCTGATGGTGATCGTGAAGGTCGGCGTGCTGCTCGCGCTCATCGGCTACGGGATCTGGTATTTCTTCGGCCACCGGGCCGCCGTCCTGGCCAATTGGACGCCCTTCGTGCCGGCCAACACCGGCACCTTCGGGGAGTTCGGCTGGAGCGGCATCTTCCGCGGAGCCGGCGCCATCTTCTTCGCCTACGTCGGATTCGACTGCGTGTCCTCCGCCGCCCAGGAGACCAAGAACCCGCAACGCGACCTGCCCATCGGCCTGCTGGGCACGCTGGCGGCGGTCTCCTTCCTGTTCATCGCCGTGTCCCTGGTCCTCACCGGTGTGGTGCCCTACGCCCAGCTCAACGTCGACGCCCCCTTCATTTTTGCGCTGCAGCAGATCGAAGCCCCCGCCTACTTCCGCTACCTGATCGAGGCCGCGACCCTCGCCGGCCTGACCTCCGTCATCCTGGTCTCCCTGCTCGGGCAGCCGCGCATCTTCTACTCGATGGCCCGGGACGGCCTGCTCCCCGCCTACTTCGCGAAGATCCACCCGAAATACGGCACGCCGCACATCACCACCTGGATCACCGGCATCTCGTGCGCCATCATCTCCGGCCTGTTCCCGCTGAATGTCCTGGGCGAGCTCGTCTCAATCGGCACCTTGCTCGCCTTCGCGCTGGTCTGTGCCGGCGTGCTGGTGCTGCGCCGGACGCAGCCGGACCTTCCCCGCCCCTTCCGCACGCCGTGGGTGCCGGCGGTGCCGGTGCTGGGCGTCGTGATCTGCGTCCTGCAGATGTTTTCCCTGCCCGCCGTGACCTGGATCAACCTCATCGTCTGGATGGGGCTGGGGCTCGCGATCTACTTCGGCTACAGCCGCCGCCACAGCCACCTGGCGCGTTGA
- a CDS encoding polysaccharide biosynthesis/export family protein, which translates to MTSRRLPALLLTLLSLLLTACVTDDTTAGGTNPRIEAPSLSAQLRPGDTMTISLLGIPEPQTTSVQIDEQGFVRLQYIGAVTASGLTTAELSQSIRETYIAKQYFTTLDVSVNVTERYIYIGGEVQRPGRIPWSPDLTLAKAVQSAGGFSLYAKETKVTLTRDRKAYEFDVRLAQRQPEQDPLLFPGDSIQVPRSAF; encoded by the coding sequence ATGACTTCCCGCCGACTGCCCGCCCTCCTGCTGACGCTGCTGAGTCTGCTCCTGACCGCCTGCGTGACCGACGACACCACGGCGGGCGGCACCAATCCCCGCATCGAGGCTCCCTCCCTGTCCGCCCAGCTGCGGCCCGGCGACACGATGACCATTTCGCTGCTCGGTATCCCCGAGCCCCAGACCACGAGCGTGCAGATCGACGAACAGGGTTTCGTCCGCCTCCAGTACATTGGCGCGGTCACCGCCTCCGGTCTCACCACCGCCGAGCTCTCCCAGAGCATCCGCGAGACCTACATCGCCAAGCAGTACTTCACGACGCTCGATGTCTCAGTGAATGTCACCGAGCGCTACATCTACATCGGCGGCGAGGTCCAGCGCCCCGGGCGCATCCCGTGGTCCCCCGACCTCACGCTGGCCAAGGCCGTGCAGTCGGCCGGCGGCTTCTCCCTCTACGCCAAGGAAACCAAGGTCACCCTGACCCGCGACCGTAAGGCCTACGAGTTCGACGTGCGGCTCGCCCAGCGCCAGCCGGAGCAGGATCCGCTGCTTTTCCCGGGGGACTCCATCCAGGTGCCCCGTTCCGCCTTTTGA
- a CDS encoding quinone-dependent dihydroorotate dehydrogenase has product MGWLYQNVAKPAFFRLDPEHAHEVAVHGLALLGRVRPLCAVIERLHRLAPALHRPVECFGLKFPNAVGLAAGFDKEGRAWPAAAALGFGHVEIGTVTFHAQPGNPRPRCFRYPAEQAVINRMGFNNGGAAALAARLAGQPGPGRRTIPLGVNLGKSKVTPLDGALEDYLGSFRLLADHADYVVVNVSSPNTPGLRELQDAAWLKPLLAALVDENKARVAAGKPRRPVLLKIAPDLSYPQIDAALGVITDLALDGIIATNTTLARPGFFAGVDQAGGLSGAPVRRRSTEIINYIARATNGRLPIIGVGGIMDEAGAGEKLDAGATLVQLYTGLVYRGPFFAAEVARALALRQRI; this is encoded by the coding sequence ATGGGCTGGCTCTATCAGAACGTCGCAAAACCCGCTTTCTTCCGGCTCGATCCCGAGCACGCGCACGAAGTGGCGGTTCACGGTCTCGCGCTGCTCGGGCGGGTGCGCCCGCTCTGCGCGGTCATCGAACGCCTGCACCGGCTGGCGCCGGCGCTCCACCGGCCGGTCGAGTGCTTCGGCCTCAAGTTTCCCAACGCCGTCGGTCTGGCCGCGGGTTTCGACAAGGAGGGCCGCGCCTGGCCCGCGGCGGCCGCGCTCGGGTTCGGCCACGTCGAGATTGGCACCGTCACGTTTCACGCCCAGCCGGGCAACCCCCGGCCGCGCTGTTTCCGCTACCCGGCGGAGCAGGCCGTGATCAACCGCATGGGTTTCAACAATGGAGGCGCGGCCGCGCTGGCCGCCCGCCTCGCGGGCCAACCGGGCCCGGGCCGGCGCACGATCCCGCTCGGCGTCAACCTCGGCAAGAGCAAGGTCACGCCGCTCGACGGCGCGCTGGAGGATTATCTCGGCAGCTTCCGGTTGCTGGCCGATCACGCGGACTACGTCGTGGTGAACGTCAGCAGTCCCAACACGCCCGGCCTGCGCGAGCTGCAGGATGCCGCGTGGCTCAAGCCGCTGCTGGCGGCCCTGGTGGATGAGAACAAGGCGCGCGTCGCGGCCGGCAAACCGCGCCGACCCGTGCTGCTGAAGATCGCGCCGGATCTTTCGTATCCGCAGATCGACGCGGCCCTCGGGGTGATCACCGATCTCGCCCTTGATGGCATCATCGCCACGAACACCACGCTGGCGCGACCGGGCTTTTTCGCCGGCGTGGACCAGGCCGGCGGCCTCAGCGGTGCGCCGGTGCGCCGGCGTTCGACGGAGATCATCAATTACATCGCCCGGGCGACGAACGGCCGGCTGCCGATCATCGGCGTGGGCGGCATCATGGACGAGGCCGGGGCGGGCGAGAAGCTCGATGCCGGCGCCACGCTGGTGCAGCTCTACACGGGCTTGGTCTACCGCGGGCCGTTCTT